CATGTAGACGAACCAACAAGCCCTTGGGGGAGCAGTGTTGTTCCAAATTAATTTACGCCAGGGCTCCTTATTAGCTTTGTGTCTGAGAGCTTCATAGAACATAGTAGATGACAACTTCATGTTGGGATCAGATTTCCACCCAAGCGAGTCCCTATTGTCAGTCAAGGTGATTTCACTAACCTGAGTCATGGCAAGAGGAATGTTGATCGACTGCTGCAGATATTTGTTTCGAGCCATAGCAACATTGAGGTGGAAGTCTTTACTGAGGGTATCATAGTCATTAGCTTGAATACAGTTTTTGAGCAGAACATCTCCCCACTTGTCCAGCCAAAAGAGGGCAGATTGGCCATTTTCGATTGTCCAAGCAATCTTGTCTTCGATCTTTGTCCAAGCCCAACCTAGACTTTTCCAAAAGTAAGAACCAGTCCATGGTTTTTTAAGGGACCACAGGCTCTTGACTGATCCCAAATATCTATTCTTACACCAATTCCACGCAAGGGAGTTGGTATTGACAAGCTGGCAGACCCTTTTCGCGAGAAGGGAAGCATTCATTGCCTCCAACTTCTTGAGACCTACTCCGCCTTCTTCTTTAGGCCTGCAGAGAGTGCTCCAAGCCTTCCATCTATATTTATGAGTACCAATTGGGTTATCAGCCCATAGGAATCTGGCCATTGAAGCTTTCAATTTTTGGATGACTGCTCTAGGAAGACTCACTGATTGCATCCAAAAGACAGGTAGAGATTGAAGGTTGTGCTTGATAAGACAAAGCCTGCCACTATAGGAAAGGGAGGTCATTTTCCAGTTTGaaagttttttgtcaaatttatcAGTCAAAACTCTACAAATTTCCTCTGTTAGGCACCCTGAGAGGAGGGGGAGACCAAGATACTTTAGGGGTAAATTGGCAATTTCCCAGTTAAGAATTGCTGCCAAGCTAGGTTGGTCACTCTCGTGAACATTACAGAAAATAATTTTAGATTTGGAGGGGTTGATCTTTAAGCCTGAAGTGCTTTCCATTTccacaaagaaaaatttttttctttgtaaagaGTGACTGATGGCTTTGCAAAAGATCAGAACATCGTCAGCAAACATGATGGAGCTGATTTTCTCCATCGCTCTAGGAGCTCTCGGGAGGGCGATCTTAGTGTGCATCACTTGACTTTTCCACCCTCTTGAAACCATTTCCATTGCCATAATGAAGAGGTAGGGGGATAGAGGATCCCCTTGTTTGACTCCTCTTTTACTACCAAAACGTCTCCCTTCATGACCATTGATCAGTAAGGAATATGATGTGGTTTTCACAGTGGTCATTAGCTTTGAGATCCAAACCTGACTGAAACCAAGACATTGCATACTCTTCTGAAGGAAATCCCAGGAGATGCGGTCATAAGCTTTAGAGAGTTCCAATTTGAGGCAAGCAACTCGTTGTTTACCATTCATACACCAGTCCATGATATCTTGTGCAAGAAGAAGCTGGTCGTGGATCACTCGATTCTTCAAGAAAGCCCCTTGGGATGGATCAATGATTCGCGCTAAGATACTTTGCATGCGGGCAACCATTACTTTTGATAT
This window of the Nymphaea colorata isolate Beijing-Zhang1983 chromosome 2, ASM883128v2, whole genome shotgun sequence genome carries:
- the LOC116247511 gene encoding uncharacterized protein LOC116247511, yielding MVARMQSILARIIDPSQGAFLKNRVIHDQLLLAQDIMDWCMNGKQRVACLKLELSKAYDRISWDFLQKSMQCLGFSQVWISKLMTTVKTTSYSLLINGHEGRRFGSKRGVKQGDPLSPYLFIMAMEMVSRGWKSQVMHTKIALPRAPRAMEKISSIMFADDVLIFCKAISHSLQRKKFFFVEMESTSGLKINPSKSKIIFCNVHESDQPSLAAILNWEIANLPLKYLGLPLLSGCLTEEICRVLTDKFDKKLSNWKMTSLSYSGRLCLIKHNLQSLPVFWMQSVSLPRAVIQKLKASMARFLWADNPIGTHKYRWKAWSTLCRPKEEGGVGLKKLEAMNASLLAKRVCQLVNTNSLAWNWCKNRYLGSVKSLWSLKKPWTGSYFWKSLGWAWTKIEDKIAWTIENGQSALFWLDKWGDVLLKNCIQANDYDTLSKDFHLNVAMARNKYLQQSINIPLAMTQVSEITLTDNRDSLGWKSDPNMKLSSTMFYEALRHKANKEPWRKLIWNNTAPPRACWFVYMACDNRLPTLDCIQRRRITLVNRCALCHKAQESNRHLLIQCVQARKTWQWIVKKFGKSRVPWQDIKQELQIWMNNRFTHHWMTKCWSVTFHIVCWQLWVVRNMAYHEGWVANGAQSLYHIIWQKCKEAYKAFQWNDMDINLVELWESHGLICSNVVEDVGILDKLYIITLIIKCKRIVVGCLQDSDANIKGALSLETSYGVDDAEFNILKWGDTVRSTSPIPLAIYSNNKGWIRRFKSIIEGRRNWPEKWRFLSEHSGHWRLKDDTIPFNIGSLVRDCSDSFDRYSTS